In a single window of the Pontibacter russatus genome:
- a CDS encoding sugar phosphate isomerase/epimerase family protein has product MQFGVSTFVWFSPFDTKALDLVYKVKDMGYDILEVAVEDKDLIDWAKLKQVVRDAGIKVTISGAFGAERDISSDDPRNREQGLQYITDCVRIAADMGSPVFGGPVYSAVGKTRIVSAEQKQQEREWCLENLVKAGKIARECGVTIGVEPLNRFETDMINTADQAISLVKEVGDPNVKILLDTFHCNIEEKNIPDTIRKVGKDLLCHIQGNESDRGTPGTGHLDWAGINDALVEIGYDGAIVLETFGAPSKELARAACIWRPLANSADELASEGLKFYKQQFSGSSQTAAK; this is encoded by the coding sequence ATGCAATTCGGTGTAAGTACGTTCGTGTGGTTTTCGCCATTCGACACAAAAGCATTAGATCTTGTTTACAAAGTAAAAGACATGGGCTACGACATCCTGGAGGTAGCCGTGGAAGACAAAGACCTGATAGACTGGGCGAAGCTGAAGCAGGTGGTGCGGGACGCGGGAATAAAAGTAACCATAAGCGGGGCCTTTGGGGCCGAACGGGATATTTCCAGCGACGATCCCCGGAATCGGGAGCAGGGCCTGCAGTATATAACCGACTGTGTGCGGATTGCCGCGGACATGGGCAGCCCTGTGTTTGGCGGGCCTGTTTATTCAGCCGTCGGCAAAACCAGGATTGTGTCGGCGGAGCAGAAGCAGCAGGAAAGGGAGTGGTGCCTCGAAAACCTGGTGAAGGCCGGAAAAATCGCAAGGGAATGTGGCGTGACGATTGGCGTGGAGCCACTCAACAGGTTCGAAACCGATATGATCAATACCGCGGATCAGGCGATTTCGCTTGTGAAGGAAGTAGGTGACCCCAACGTGAAAATCCTGCTGGATACGTTCCACTGCAACATCGAGGAGAAAAACATACCCGACACCATCCGGAAAGTAGGCAAAGATTTGCTCTGCCATATACAAGGCAACGAGAGCGATCGGGGAACACCCGGCACCGGCCACCTGGACTGGGCAGGCATCAACGACGCGCTGGTGGAAATAGGCTATGACGGCGCCATTGTGCTGGAAACTTTTGGCGCACCGTCTAAAGAACTCGCCAGGGCAGCCTGTATCTGGCGGCCACTGGCGAACAGTGCCGACGAACTGGCAAGCGAAGGACTGAAGTTCTACAAACAACAGTTTTCCGGTTCTTCTCAAACAGCCGCCAAGTAG
- a CDS encoding Gfo/Idh/MocA family protein translates to MSQKQITVVIVGMGFGKEFIPIYQSHPNIKAVGICTRNEKTIAELKAKFNLDENLCFTNFEDVPKREDVDAIHIVTPVPEHARMTLASLNANKHTACTIPMAMTVEDCKAIVEAKRKANKVYMMMETALYTREFLYGLKLAETGQLGRIQFVRGSHIQDMSMEGWAEYWKGFPPMLNGTHAISPLLRINNTKAESVVCHGSGRVSEDLAKRYGSPFAVETATFTLKNSDVVAEATRSLFDVVRQYRESYDVYGDKMSFEWEQLQDEHHAIFEGGESARRIDVPDTDELLIEKIAHFTKREKIDDPNHVSFLQGAGHGGSHPHLVQEFVAAIVEGRNSAVDADVAANYTCAGICAHESAMNNGKRIMIPDFELENASSEKVVS, encoded by the coding sequence ATGAGCCAGAAACAAATCACAGTGGTTATTGTCGGTATGGGATTCGGGAAGGAGTTTATTCCGATATACCAAAGCCATCCCAACATCAAGGCTGTGGGTATATGCACGCGCAACGAGAAAACAATAGCTGAGCTGAAGGCCAAATTCAACCTGGACGAGAACCTGTGCTTCACGAATTTCGAAGACGTGCCGAAGCGCGAGGATGTGGACGCGATCCACATCGTAACGCCCGTGCCGGAGCACGCCCGCATGACGCTTGCCTCGCTGAACGCCAACAAGCACACCGCCTGCACCATCCCCATGGCCATGACGGTGGAAGACTGCAAGGCCATTGTGGAGGCAAAGAGAAAAGCCAACAAAGTATATATGATGATGGAAACCGCCCTGTACACAAGGGAGTTTCTGTATGGCCTGAAGCTCGCCGAGACTGGCCAGTTGGGCCGCATCCAGTTCGTGCGCGGCTCGCATATACAGGATATGAGCATGGAAGGATGGGCCGAATACTGGAAAGGCTTCCCGCCGATGCTGAACGGCACGCACGCTATTTCCCCGCTTCTGAGAATCAACAACACGAAGGCAGAGTCGGTGGTGTGCCACGGCTCAGGCAGGGTGAGCGAAGACCTGGCGAAGCGGTACGGCTCTCCGTTCGCCGTCGAGACAGCCACCTTCACACTCAAGAACTCTGATGTGGTGGCGGAGGCTACCCGGTCCCTGTTCGATGTGGTGCGCCAGTATCGGGAAAGCTATGATGTATATGGCGATAAAATGTCGTTTGAGTGGGAGCAGCTGCAGGACGAGCACCACGCCATTTTTGAGGGCGGCGAAAGCGCCCGGCGCATCGACGTGCCGGACACAGACGAGCTGCTGATTGAGAAGATCGCCCACTTCACGAAGCGGGAGAAAATAGACGACCCGAACCACGTTTCGTTCCTGCAGGGCGCTGGCCACGGAGGCTCGCACCCTCACCTGGTGCAGGAGTTTGTCGCCGCCATTGTGGAGGGCCGCAACTCGGCCGTGGATGCCGATGTGGCCGCAAATTATACCTGTGCCGGTATATGCGCCCACGAGTCGGCCATGAACAACGGGAAGAGAATCATGATCCCGGACTTTGAGCTGGAGAATGCTTCTTCTGAAAAAGTAGTATCTTAA
- a CDS encoding ThuA domain-containing protein — MNIITKAYHSSKRKASLPAMLFLFCGFLLSQCTTSSSGANGSAEGIRTLIVGGGSSHDFDRWYKQADAATLERDGLATVRYTDNTDSIAYYLPQTDVLYLTNNQPIADPQVRQAIMDFVEAGKGLVLGHAALWYNWSDWPEYNLNLVSGGSRGHDPYGSFDVTITNSNHPVTENVDQRFNLKDELYYYKVDPAGPGINVLATASAAGSDESFPSVFTINSDKGRIVGLALGHDAESHDLPAYQTLLRNAVKWAARK, encoded by the coding sequence ATGAACATTATAACAAAAGCGTACCATTCATCTAAAAGAAAAGCCAGCCTCCCGGCGATGCTGTTCCTGTTTTGCGGGTTTCTGCTGTCCCAGTGTACCACAAGTTCAAGCGGCGCCAACGGCAGTGCCGAAGGCATCAGAACCTTGATTGTGGGCGGGGGCTCCTCCCATGATTTTGACCGCTGGTACAAGCAGGCGGATGCCGCAACGCTCGAGCGGGATGGGCTGGCAACGGTGCGGTATACCGATAACACCGACTCCATTGCCTATTACCTGCCGCAGACAGACGTGCTCTACTTAACGAACAACCAGCCGATAGCAGATCCGCAGGTACGCCAGGCCATCATGGATTTTGTGGAGGCTGGCAAGGGGCTGGTGCTGGGGCATGCCGCCTTGTGGTATAACTGGAGCGACTGGCCGGAATACAACCTAAACCTGGTGAGCGGCGGCTCCAGAGGGCACGACCCCTACGGAAGCTTTGACGTGACTATTACCAATTCCAACCACCCGGTAACGGAGAACGTGGATCAGCGCTTCAACCTGAAAGACGAGCTCTATTATTACAAGGTTGACCCGGCTGGCCCCGGCATCAACGTGCTGGCAACGGCAAGCGCTGCCGGATCCGACGAGTCGTTCCCTTCCGTATTCACGATAAACAGCGACAAGGGCAGAATCGTGGGCCTGGCGCTGGGGCACGATGCGGAGTCGCATGACTTGCCCGCTTACCAGACCCTGCTGCGGAATGCCGTGAAATGGGCCGCCCGGAAATAA
- a CDS encoding plastocyanin/azurin family copper-binding protein: MKNNLFLYLCLGTFIACASETKTQSEGEVTEAITLDNQEAPVQPDTDTGVVVEETYEGSGTLTETEEEPASQPDAVATPAEAKSVATTTEAKPAQPKASTTPKAAAKPAEPVQTKPAPVQANTVIMSIVPDMMKFDKEVFTVIAGQKVIIELENPDGMQHNMVISKPGTLKEVGAAADALARDPKGAQLNYVPQIPAVLFATKLLNPEEVVTLTFTAPSEPGDYTFVCTFPGHWRMMNGIMKVTK, translated from the coding sequence ATGAAGAATAACCTGTTTTTATACCTCTGCCTGGGCACGTTTATAGCCTGTGCCAGCGAAACGAAGACGCAAAGCGAAGGAGAAGTGACAGAGGCGATTACGCTTGACAATCAGGAGGCACCTGTACAGCCCGATACTGACACAGGTGTGGTTGTAGAAGAAACCTATGAGGGGTCTGGCACCCTGACTGAGACGGAGGAGGAACCAGCCAGCCAGCCAGATGCAGTGGCAACACCGGCAGAAGCTAAATCGGTGGCCACTACTACCGAAGCTAAACCCGCTCAGCCAAAAGCATCGACTACGCCAAAAGCCGCAGCCAAGCCAGCTGAGCCGGTGCAGACGAAACCGGCGCCGGTGCAGGCCAATACCGTCATCATGAGCATCGTGCCGGATATGATGAAGTTCGACAAGGAAGTGTTCACGGTAATCGCCGGGCAGAAGGTTATCATCGAACTGGAAAACCCGGACGGCATGCAGCATAACATGGTCATCAGCAAGCCAGGCACTCTGAAAGAAGTGGGCGCCGCCGCCGACGCCCTGGCCCGTGACCCCAAAGGGGCGCAGCTGAATTACGTGCCACAAATACCGGCCGTGCTGTTTGCCACCAAACTTTTGAACCCCGAGGAAGTCGTTACGCTGACTTTTACAGCCCCCTCTGAGCCAGGCGACTACACGTTTGTGTGTACTTTCCCGGGGCACTGGCGGATGATGAACGGCATCATGAAAGTAACAAAGTAG
- a CDS encoding PVC-type heme-binding CxxCH protein, translated as MKKTSLWLLFIGLLLHGCADKAQMAGSGSAEDSAAKQSPRRAEVLFLGHDSEHHDSGKYAPWLATALFDNGINLTYTEDVKDLTEENLGRYDGLIIYANHDTLPAAQEQALKKFVESGNGLIPVHSATGSFKNSDWYINAAGGQFKSHGEGTFAAKITNPNHPVMQGLTEFETWDETYVHQRLNPDMTVLMERVEGDTREPYTWVREQGKGRVFYTAYGHNDSTWTNAGFLKLLENGIMWAIGDDVMQQVASLGIPDVSIYDSAYLADFTKRYVVSEMQKALTPAESQKLIQVPAGFELELFAAEPDIVNPIAIAWDERGRLWVVESVDYPNTFKETDGEANDRIKIAEDTDGDGKADKFTVFADSLNIPTSMVFANGGVIVSMAPDFVFMKDTDGDDRADVREVIMTGWGKNDTHAGPSNLQYGFDNKIWGVTGYSGFNGTINGQPRRFGQGVYHFNPDGSDFEFLANTSNNTWGLGFSEDNNVFISTANNTHSAYYSIPAKYTQRKLPALTAQATTEGQPAQQISVEPVQKIDGHYEVHAMTPNLRQVDVIGGFTAAAGHHLYTARNFPKEYWNRIAFVSEPTVRLTHNAIIEPDGAGFTEKDGWNLMASSDEWFGPVHAQVGPDGAVWVADWYNFIIQHNDFVERQSPVKYILPDTEQPQERGQGNAMVTPLRDTNHGRIYRVVYKDAKPYEPIQLSKDDVPGLLVALKNDNMFWRMTAQRLLVESQNKAAIPGLYDIINNQEVDEIGLNSPAVHALWTLHGLGALDGNNAEATQVAVRALKHPAAGVRKAAVEVLPKTEQSVQAIQQSGILNDPNLNTRKSALLAITTFPASDVLGKLVYEASLVPENAADDWITKALLAAAIAHEKGFLAAASAGPAATESSQEQSLSQRMFEAVRNETYALARRGSLQFPTDVAGKEIVMRAAVAKRASRDLEGVIMAHGGKENGYALFIQDGKIHMVVNQNGKTYKAVSKKPLPEKFDVTALLEKNGQMTVNVDGKTFATAKAPSVFKEPLGVNVRSGQDYDNENKIGNYEGEFQFEGNLQNISLELIKADQKKKS; from the coding sequence ATGAAGAAGACATCTTTATGGCTGCTTTTTATTGGACTTTTGCTCCATGGCTGTGCCGACAAAGCGCAGATGGCTGGTAGTGGCTCTGCAGAAGACAGCGCAGCTAAACAGAGCCCGAGAAGGGCGGAAGTATTGTTTCTGGGGCATGACAGCGAGCACCACGACTCCGGCAAATACGCCCCCTGGCTTGCTACGGCACTTTTCGACAATGGCATCAACCTTACTTACACCGAAGATGTCAAAGACTTAACCGAGGAGAACCTGGGCAGATACGATGGTCTGATAATTTACGCAAACCACGACACGCTGCCTGCCGCACAGGAGCAGGCCCTGAAAAAATTTGTGGAAAGTGGAAATGGCCTCATCCCGGTTCATTCAGCGACCGGCTCCTTCAAAAACTCCGACTGGTATATAAACGCGGCCGGCGGGCAGTTCAAGTCGCACGGCGAGGGCACCTTCGCCGCTAAAATCACCAATCCCAACCACCCTGTCATGCAGGGGCTGACAGAGTTTGAAACCTGGGACGAAACGTACGTACACCAACGGCTGAACCCGGACATGACAGTGCTGATGGAGCGGGTGGAAGGAGATACCCGCGAACCCTATACCTGGGTGCGCGAGCAGGGCAAGGGCAGGGTCTTTTACACCGCCTACGGCCACAACGACAGCACCTGGACCAACGCCGGCTTCCTGAAGCTTCTGGAGAACGGCATCATGTGGGCCATCGGCGACGACGTGATGCAACAGGTTGCCAGCCTGGGTATTCCGGATGTCAGCATATATGACTCGGCTTACTTAGCTGATTTCACCAAACGCTATGTCGTGTCTGAAATGCAGAAGGCCCTGACGCCAGCCGAGTCGCAGAAACTGATACAGGTGCCGGCAGGTTTCGAGCTTGAGCTTTTCGCGGCGGAGCCTGATATTGTGAACCCGATAGCCATTGCCTGGGACGAAAGAGGCCGCCTCTGGGTGGTGGAGTCTGTCGATTATCCCAATACTTTCAAGGAAACAGACGGCGAGGCAAACGACAGAATCAAGATTGCGGAAGACACAGACGGGGACGGCAAGGCAGACAAATTCACGGTTTTCGCAGACAGCCTGAACATCCCGACCAGCATGGTGTTCGCCAACGGCGGCGTCATCGTGTCGATGGCCCCGGACTTTGTCTTTATGAAAGACACCGACGGCGACGACAGGGCCGACGTGCGGGAGGTGATCATGACGGGCTGGGGCAAGAACGATACGCATGCGGGCCCCTCCAACCTGCAGTACGGCTTCGACAACAAGATATGGGGCGTTACGGGGTACTCCGGTTTCAACGGCACCATCAACGGCCAACCCAGACGGTTCGGACAGGGCGTTTACCACTTTAACCCCGACGGGTCTGACTTTGAGTTCCTGGCCAACACCAGCAACAACACCTGGGGGCTGGGCTTCTCTGAAGACAACAATGTGTTTATCTCCACAGCCAACAACACGCACAGTGCCTACTACTCCATCCCGGCGAAATACACGCAACGGAAGCTGCCCGCTTTGACTGCCCAGGCAACAACAGAGGGGCAGCCCGCTCAGCAGATATCGGTAGAGCCGGTTCAGAAGATAGACGGGCATTACGAGGTGCATGCCATGACCCCGAACCTGCGGCAGGTAGACGTGATTGGCGGGTTCACGGCTGCCGCAGGGCACCATTTATATACCGCCAGGAACTTCCCGAAAGAGTACTGGAACCGCATTGCCTTTGTCTCAGAGCCTACCGTGAGGCTGACGCACAATGCCATCATTGAGCCGGATGGCGCAGGCTTCACTGAGAAGGACGGCTGGAACCTGATGGCCAGCTCAGACGAGTGGTTTGGGCCCGTGCATGCCCAGGTGGGGCCGGACGGGGCCGTGTGGGTGGCCGACTGGTACAACTTCATCATCCAGCACAACGACTTCGTGGAGCGTCAGTCGCCTGTAAAGTATATACTGCCAGACACGGAGCAGCCACAGGAAAGAGGGCAGGGGAATGCCATGGTCACGCCGCTGCGCGATACGAACCACGGCAGGATATATAGGGTGGTTTACAAAGACGCCAAGCCTTACGAGCCTATACAACTGTCGAAGGATGATGTGCCCGGCTTGCTGGTTGCCCTCAAGAACGACAACATGTTCTGGCGGATGACCGCCCAGCGCCTGCTGGTGGAGTCACAGAACAAGGCGGCTATACCGGGCCTGTATGACATCATAAACAACCAGGAGGTGGATGAAATAGGGCTGAACAGCCCGGCGGTGCATGCCCTCTGGACCCTGCACGGCCTCGGCGCCCTGGACGGCAACAATGCAGAAGCCACGCAGGTGGCGGTGCGTGCCCTGAAGCACCCGGCGGCCGGTGTCAGAAAAGCAGCCGTAGAAGTTTTGCCGAAGACAGAGCAAAGCGTGCAGGCCATACAGCAGAGCGGCATCCTGAACGACCCGAACCTGAACACGCGCAAATCCGCCCTGCTGGCTATCACGACCTTCCCTGCGTCTGATGTGCTGGGCAAGCTGGTATATGAGGCGAGCCTTGTGCCTGAGAATGCAGCGGACGACTGGATTACGAAGGCGCTGCTCGCGGCGGCTATCGCCCATGAGAAAGGTTTCCTGGCTGCGGCGTCAGCAGGCCCGGCTGCCACAGAGTCATCACAAGAGCAGAGCCTGAGCCAGCGCATGTTCGAAGCCGTGCGCAACGAGACGTATGCCCTTGCGAGGCGCGGCAGCCTGCAGTTCCCGACGGATGTTGCCGGAAAAGAAATCGTGATGCGGGCAGCGGTGGCCAAGCGCGCCTCCAGGGATTTGGAGGGTGTGATTATGGCGCACGGCGGAAAAGAGAACGGCTATGCCCTCTTTATCCAGGACGGGAAAATCCATATGGTGGTGAACCAGAACGGAAAGACCTACAAAGCTGTATCAAAAAAGCCGCTGCCGGAAAAATTTGATGTGACGGCGCTTCTCGAGAAAAACGGCCAGATGACGGTGAATGTAGACGGCAAGACGTTTGCGACAGCCAAAGCTCCTTCTGTCTTCAAAGAGCCACTGGGGGTTAACGTCCGCTCGGGCCAGGATTACGATAACGAAAACAAGATTGGCAACTACGAAGGGGAGTTCCAGTTTGAGGGGAACCTGCAGAATATCTCGCTAGAATTGATAAAGGCAGACCAGAAGAAAAAATCATAG
- a CDS encoding DUF3823 domain-containing protein codes for MKIGYNFLILFILSIGLASCEYDNYDAPSAKLQGNIVYNGEPIGVAVNEVNFELWEPGWQLKTPINVTVAQDGSYSASLFNATYKLTFRPNQGPFRMVHNSATDSDTILVDVSGNTVLDIEVEPYYMIRNPQFSLNGNVVTATAGLEQIITGEDAKNVEQVSLFLNKTQFVDQRGDYNLARTDIAGADIADMGSISLSTNVPDLVRSQSYIYARIGVKIEGVEDMLYSPVQQLAL; via the coding sequence ATGAAAATAGGATATAACTTTTTGATATTGTTTATACTTTCTATTGGGCTGGCTTCCTGCGAGTATGATAACTATGATGCGCCAAGCGCCAAGCTACAGGGTAACATTGTGTACAACGGCGAGCCGATAGGCGTGGCGGTCAACGAGGTTAACTTTGAACTGTGGGAGCCAGGGTGGCAGTTGAAAACCCCTATCAATGTGACCGTGGCCCAGGATGGTTCCTATTCTGCCTCGCTCTTCAATGCAACCTACAAGCTGACGTTCCGCCCGAACCAGGGGCCTTTTAGAATGGTGCATAACTCCGCTACCGACTCGGACACCATCCTGGTGGATGTTAGCGGCAACACGGTGCTTGATATCGAGGTGGAGCCCTACTATATGATCCGGAACCCGCAGTTTTCGCTAAACGGCAATGTCGTGACTGCCACGGCGGGCCTGGAGCAGATTATTACCGGGGAGGATGCCAAAAATGTAGAGCAGGTTTCGCTTTTCCTCAACAAAACGCAGTTTGTGGACCAGCGCGGCGATTATAACCTGGCAAGAACGGACATTGCAGGCGCGGACATAGCGGATATGGGGAGTATAAGCCTGAGTACAAACGTGCCGGACCTGGTCAGATCCCAAAGCTATATATACGCCCGTATCGGTGTCAAGATAGAAGGGGTGGAGGACATGCTGTATTCTCCGGTACAACAGCTTGCGCTCTAG
- a CDS encoding RagB/SusD family nutrient uptake outer membrane protein yields MKRYFYIAATLLATCLVGCDDEEFLDREPKNILSEEQIFNNEDLVLAVVADLYARYPEYQALNQQNEQADFNEAFASRDEGRHQNSEYGYGNWGWWDYAYIRELNIFLEKIETAEQIDPEARERFKAEVRWLRAAVYFEAVKRVGGVPLILQTMEYDFSGDPAYLQTPRAKEHEVYDFIIQEMNEVLPSLPADASIKDRATQGLAQALKSRAALYAGSIAKYGAIRTPEVSLPGGEVGIPAEMANGYYTTALEAAQEIIAGNAGAYALYMKNPNDLSANFGNLFRDENGNPEAIFVNDFKLKSGKVNNWTLENQPLSQSEEGTTGGRVNPSLNLVQSFELIEGNTYAPFKTEGAGGNFIVYEDQLDIFAGRDARLYATIILPGSTYRPGGEKVDIWAGLYLPATNAFVSAPERGQIDNTLGVQAVGFDGPINRFGGTAQTGFYVRKYMDPTPGAGQIGTQSDVWYIRYRYGEVLLNAAEAAFELGQPELAAEYMNQVRRRAGFTTDLTPAEITFDRIVHERRVELAFEGHQLWDLKRWRLAHVKLNGQNMDEQMLTQNIGDAEKIRTQVFGLWPYKIYSPGAANHNKWIYDIVKPSAVTGADRFRLGNYYSEIDEDIRNKNPLIVRNPNQ; encoded by the coding sequence ATGAAAAGATACTTCTATATAGCAGCGACCTTGCTTGCCACCTGTCTGGTGGGGTGCGACGACGAAGAATTCCTGGACAGAGAACCCAAGAACATCCTGTCTGAAGAGCAGATATTCAACAACGAGGATCTGGTGCTGGCTGTCGTGGCTGATTTATATGCCCGCTACCCCGAATACCAGGCCCTGAACCAACAGAATGAGCAGGCAGACTTTAACGAGGCCTTTGCGTCCAGAGACGAGGGGCGGCACCAGAATTCTGAATATGGCTACGGCAACTGGGGTTGGTGGGATTATGCCTATATCCGGGAACTGAACATCTTCCTGGAGAAAATAGAAACGGCCGAGCAGATTGATCCGGAAGCCAGGGAAAGATTTAAGGCCGAGGTGCGGTGGCTGCGTGCGGCGGTTTACTTTGAAGCAGTTAAAAGAGTCGGGGGTGTTCCGCTTATATTGCAAACAATGGAATATGATTTCAGCGGAGACCCTGCCTACCTGCAAACGCCCAGGGCAAAGGAGCATGAGGTTTATGATTTTATAATCCAGGAGATGAATGAGGTACTGCCCAGCCTTCCGGCTGATGCCAGTATCAAAGACCGCGCAACCCAGGGGCTGGCGCAGGCGCTCAAATCCAGGGCGGCCCTTTATGCCGGTTCTATCGCAAAGTATGGCGCCATCCGAACGCCGGAGGTTTCATTGCCCGGCGGCGAAGTGGGTATTCCCGCAGAAATGGCAAACGGCTACTACACCACGGCGCTGGAGGCCGCACAGGAAATTATAGCGGGCAATGCCGGGGCTTACGCTTTGTACATGAAGAACCCGAACGACCTGTCGGCAAACTTCGGGAATCTTTTCAGGGATGAGAACGGCAACCCGGAGGCGATTTTCGTGAATGACTTCAAGCTCAAGAGCGGGAAAGTGAACAACTGGACCCTGGAGAATCAGCCATTGTCCCAGTCAGAGGAAGGAACAACGGGCGGAAGAGTAAACCCCTCCCTGAACCTGGTGCAGTCTTTTGAGTTGATCGAAGGCAACACCTATGCCCCTTTCAAGACAGAGGGTGCGGGCGGCAACTTTATCGTGTATGAAGACCAGCTTGACATATTTGCCGGAAGAGATGCCAGGCTCTATGCCACTATCATACTCCCGGGCTCCACATACCGGCCAGGCGGTGAAAAGGTGGATATATGGGCTGGGCTTTACCTCCCTGCCACGAATGCCTTTGTTTCCGCGCCAGAGCGGGGGCAGATCGACAATACCTTGGGTGTGCAGGCAGTGGGTTTTGATGGCCCCATCAACAGGTTTGGCGGCACCGCGCAAACGGGCTTCTATGTGCGCAAGTACATGGACCCGACTCCGGGAGCTGGCCAGATCGGAACCCAGAGCGATGTGTGGTATATCCGCTACCGTTACGGCGAAGTATTGCTGAACGCCGCCGAGGCGGCTTTTGAGCTCGGGCAACCGGAACTGGCGGCAGAGTATATGAACCAGGTGCGCCGGAGGGCAGGTTTCACGACTGACCTGACACCGGCCGAGATCACCTTCGACAGAATTGTGCATGAGAGAAGGGTGGAACTGGCTTTCGAGGGGCACCAACTCTGGGACCTGAAGCGCTGGAGGCTGGCGCATGTCAAACTCAACGGGCAGAACATGGATGAGCAGATGCTCACGCAGAACATAGGTGACGCCGAGAAGATCCGGACGCAGGTTTTCGGGCTGTGGCCATATAAAATATACAGCCCTGGGGCCGCCAACCATAACAAGTGGATATATGATATCGTGAAGCCGAGTGCCGTGACAGGCGCGGACCGGTTCCGCCTGGGGAACTACTATTCCGAAATCGACGAGGATATCAGGAACAAAAACCCGCTGATCGTCAGGAACCCAAATCAATAA